From the Solanum stenotomum isolate F172 chromosome 4, ASM1918654v1, whole genome shotgun sequence genome, one window contains:
- the LOC125862657 gene encoding nucleobase-ascorbate transporter 6-like gives MAGGGAAPAAKSDDPAPHPTKDQLPNVSYCITSPPPWPEAILLGFQHYLVMLGTTVIIPTALVPQMGGGNEEKAKVIQTVLFVSGLNTLLQTSFGTRLPAVIGGSYTFVAPTISIILSGRWEDPDPVSRFKKIMRATQGALIVASTLQIVLGFSGLWRNVVRFLTPLSAVPLVSLVGFGLYEFGFPGVAKCVEVGLPQLVLLVIFSQYLAHLIRPGKHIFDRFAVLFTVAIVWIYAYILTLAGAYNGKPQRTQISCRTDRAGLIGAAPWIRVPYPFQWGAPSFDAGEAFAMMMATFVALVESTGAFIAVARYASATPMPPSILSRGVGWQGIGILLSGLFGTGNGSSVSVENAGLLALTRVGSRRVVQISAGFMIFFSILGKFGAVFASIPAPIVGALYCLFFAYVGVGGLSFLQFCNLNSFRNKFILGFSIFLGLSVPQYFNEYTVIAGYGPVHTHGRWFNDMVNVPFSSEAFVAGILAYFLDNTMHKKESSTKKDRGKPWWNKFRSFKSDTRSEEFYSLPFNLNKYFPSV, from the exons ATGGCAGGTGGAGGAGCAGCTCCAGCAGCAAAATCAGATGACCCAGCGCCACATCCAACAAAAGATCAGCTTCCTAATGTTTCCTATTGTATTACTAGTCCTCCCCCATGGC CTGAGGCTATCCTTCTTGGATTTCAACATTATCTTGTTATGCTTGGTACAACAGTTATCATTCCTACCGCGTTGGTTCCCCAAATGGGAGGTGGAAAT GAGGAAAAAGCAAAAGTTATTCAGACAGTGCTATTTGTTTCTGGTTTGAACACCTTGTTGCAGACTTCCTTTGGGACTAGGCTGCCCGCTGTGATTGGCGGGTCCTATACCTTTGTTGCACCTACAATTTCAATAATCCTTTCTGGTCGATGGGAAGACCCAGACCCTGTCTCG AGATTCAAGAAGATAATGCGAGCCACCCAAGGTGCACTTATTGTTGCTTCAACACTTCAGATTGTCCTGGGTTTCAGTGGTCTCTGGCGCAACGTTGTAAG GTTTCTGACCCCACTTTCAGCTGTTCCGTTGGTGTCTCTTGTCGGCTTTGGGCTTTATGAGTTTGGTTTTCCTGGG GTTGCCAAATGTGTTGAAGTTGGGTTGCCGCAGTTGGTCCTCTTGGTCATCTTTTCTCAG TATTTGGCCCATCTGATACGCCCAGGGAAGCATATCTTTGATCGCTTTGCTGTTCTTTTCACTGTGGCAATCGTATGGATTTATGCATACATTCTTACTCTGGCTGGGGCTTATAATGGGAAGCCACAAAGGACCCAGATAAGCTGCAGAACTGATCGGGCTGGACTTATTGGTGCTGCTCCCTG GATTAGAGTTCCATATCCTTTTCAATGGGGAGCACCTTCATTTGATGCTGGTGAAGCATTTGCTATGATGATGGCTACATTTGTTGCTCTCGTAGAG TCTACTGGTGCTTTTATTGCAGTTGCAAGATATGCAAGTGCCACTCCCATGCCACCATCCATACTCAGCCGGGGTGTAGGTTGGCAG GGAATTGGCATTTTACTGTCGGGTTTGTTCGGCACCGGGAATGGATCTTCTGTATCTGT TGAAAATGCTGGTCTTTTAGCACTAACACGTGTTGGCAGCCGAAGAGTTGTTCAGATATCAGCAGggtttatgattttcttttcaatCCTTG GAAAATTTGGTGCCGTCTTTGCTTCAATTCCAGCACCAATTGTAGGCGCTCTGTATTGCCTATTCTTTGCTTATGTAG GGGTTGGAGGCTTAAGCTTTCTTCAGTTCTGCAATCTTAATAGTTTCCGTAACAAGTTTATATTAGGTTTCTCTATCTTTTTGGGTTTATCAGTACCACAGTACTTCAATGAATACACTGTGATTGCTGGTTACGGACCTGTTCACACACATGGACGATGG TTCAACGACATGGTGAACGTTCCCTTCTCATCAGAAGCTTTTGTTGCTGGCATCTTGGCTTATTTCCTGGACAACACAATGCATAAAAAGGAGAGTTCGACAAAGAAAGACAGAGGCAAGCCGTGGTGGAACAAGTTCCGGTCCTTCAAGAGTGACACAAGAAGTGAGGAATTCTACTCTCTTCCGTTCAATCTCAACAAGTATTTCCCGTCAGTATGA